A single region of the Mesotoga sp. Brook.08.105.5.1 genome encodes:
- the gatC gene encoding Asp-tRNA(Asn)/Glu-tRNA(Gln) amidotransferase subunit GatC, which yields METRISDELLKHLEGLAKFELSEQERVSLKKDIEEVLQYMTLLDQVDPSADEMISPVEKSLEPREDAPMEFEGAKLIRDLFPEREGDYLKVPRIYKGEK from the coding sequence ATGGAAACCAGAATAAGTGATGAACTGCTGAAGCATCTTGAAGGACTTGCAAAATTCGAACTGAGTGAACAGGAGCGCGTGAGTCTTAAGAAGGACATCGAAGAGGTTCTGCAGTACATGACGCTTCTAGATCAAGTTGATCCCAGTGCCGATGAAATGATATCTCCAGTCGAGAAGAGTCTTGAACCAAGAGAAGACGCTCCGATGGAATTTGAAGGTGCAAAGCTAATTCGTGATCTTTTTCCTGAGCGGGAAGGAGACTATCTCAAAGTTCCAAGGATATACAAAGGGGAGAAATGA
- a CDS encoding YraN family protein, with amino-acid sequence MSNASGKRYEELACRYLKKSGYKIIARNISYRFGEIDIVAFEGRTMVFVEVKGGSSFRLPRYRVDERKLRRLELAAQRYISTEKPTFSETRLDVIEVLNDGEVNHLKAVGRW; translated from the coding sequence ATGAGCAACGCTTCTGGTAAAAGATATGAAGAACTTGCTTGCAGGTATCTTAAGAAGTCAGGATACAAGATAATTGCGAGAAATATCTCGTATAGATTTGGTGAGATAGATATTGTTGCATTTGAAGGAAGGACGATGGTCTTTGTTGAAGTCAAGGGAGGGAGTTCTTTCAGATTGCCGAGATACAGAGTTGACGAAAGAAAGCTAAGGCGACTCGAGTTGGCTGCCCAGAGATACATATCAACTGAAAAGCCAACCTTTAGTGAAACAAGGCTTGACGTTATTGAGGTTTTGAATGATGGGGAAGTAAATCATTTGAAAGCAGTTGGAAGGTGGTAG